The Alteromonas gilva genome has a window encoding:
- a CDS encoding GlxA family transcriptional regulator produces the protein MNGENGVRFLLIPLNNFNMLPFGGFLDKLRFSADEADNSQQRYCSWKISSHTKGLVVSSSGIPINVELELCEVQLGNFDYVVFFGSRTAIESQQQAAYYRSFIRTVAAKRIPIVSIDNACFTLAELGLLNRHQVVVHWRHHSEFKATYPKVVVRDEQLYHFDRKLISCTGGSAAIDLAVVILQNHVGQTRAEKGLADMLVDENRSMQHRLKSSEQGLYRNRHMDRAASLMQENLEQTITVEQVAALIGISRRQLDRLFQQKLGVSARNYWQELRLQHVYWRLTHSGHDLARLADEVGVRDISYLCKIFKKRFGITPGQCRRDSIA, from the coding sequence ATGAACGGTGAAAATGGTGTCCGCTTTCTATTGATACCTCTAAATAATTTTAACATGCTGCCGTTTGGTGGCTTCTTGGATAAACTCCGTTTTTCAGCAGATGAAGCCGATAACAGTCAACAGCGGTATTGTTCATGGAAAATTTCATCTCACACCAAGGGATTAGTTGTTTCTAGTAGTGGGATCCCAATCAATGTAGAACTCGAACTTTGTGAGGTTCAGCTTGGGAATTTTGACTATGTGGTGTTCTTTGGTAGTCGCACTGCGATTGAATCACAGCAACAGGCAGCTTATTATCGCTCTTTTATTCGAACCGTTGCCGCAAAAAGAATACCAATTGTAAGCATCGATAACGCTTGCTTTACCCTTGCGGAGTTGGGGCTACTAAATCGTCATCAAGTCGTGGTTCATTGGCGACATCATAGTGAATTCAAAGCGACTTACCCAAAAGTAGTCGTAAGAGATGAACAGCTGTATCATTTTGATCGCAAGCTGATCAGTTGTACAGGTGGAAGCGCAGCTATCGATCTTGCAGTGGTAATTTTGCAAAACCATGTTGGTCAGACGAGAGCAGAAAAAGGCTTAGCGGATATGCTGGTTGATGAAAATCGCAGTATGCAACACCGCCTGAAATCGTCAGAGCAAGGACTATACAGGAATCGTCATATGGATAGAGCGGCTTCTTTGATGCAAGAAAACTTAGAACAGACAATAACCGTAGAACAGGTTGCTGCGCTCATTGGCATTAGTCGACGTCAATTAGATCGCTTATTTCAGCAAAAGCTCGGTGTTTCCGCGCGTAATTATTGGCAAGAGTTACGTTTACAACATGTCTACTGGCGATTGACCCATTCTGGCCATGACCTTGCGCGACTCGCAGATGAAGTTGGTGTCAGAGATATCAGTTATTTGTGTAAGATTTTTAAAAAAAGATTTGGAATAACGCCAGGGCAATGCCGTCGCGACTCGATAGCGTGA
- a CDS encoding LysE family translocator, whose translation MTFEIWCVFALSALGLACVPGPNSLLALSHGAQYGYKKTIWTICGGISGFFILITIAMLGLGTLLETNPELMIGLQWLGALYLAWLGFNLFFASSSSIEQTTRGSTLPKDLFKQGYLAALSNPKVLLFFTAFLAQFINPDEAFIPQFLVITVSFLCIEFAVEFSVARLAYRVKTLLLDNGRIFNQCCGALFLLLAVMAIVNSKAVFWGD comes from the coding sequence ATGACGTTCGAAATTTGGTGTGTATTTGCTTTATCTGCTCTAGGGCTTGCTTGTGTACCAGGCCCCAACTCACTATTGGCACTGAGTCATGGTGCTCAATATGGTTATAAAAAAACAATTTGGACGATATGTGGAGGTATTAGTGGCTTCTTCATATTGATCACGATAGCAATGCTCGGATTAGGCACGCTACTAGAGACCAATCCTGAACTAATGATTGGTCTTCAATGGCTGGGAGCATTATACCTCGCATGGTTAGGTTTCAATTTGTTTTTCGCGTCTTCAAGTAGCATAGAGCAAACAACAAGGGGTTCTACTTTGCCTAAAGACCTATTTAAACAAGGCTATTTGGCAGCATTGTCTAACCCGAAAGTCTTGCTATTTTTTACTGCATTTTTAGCTCAGTTTATAAACCCAGACGAGGCATTTATTCCGCAGTTTCTGGTGATAACAGTGAGCTTTCTTTGCATCGAGTTCGCCGTAGAGTTTAGCGTGGCGAGATTAGCTTATAGGGTTAAAACGCTACTTTTGGACAATGGGCGAATTTTTAATCAGTGTTGTGGTGCGCTATTCTTGCTATTAGCTGTAATGGCTATTGTGAATAGCAAAGCTGTTTTTTGGGGGGATTAG
- a CDS encoding S9 family peptidase, with protein MLKISHSWLAAIGLIALSGCAPAPDNSEPPTPTLSLERIYTNNEFSAERAPYFRWLDDGSGYTVLENRTTDSTDSSDAEQGITGSDIVFYQPDGSGRKVLISLEQLTPEGAEEPLSIDDYQWSDDGQWALIFTQAQKVWRYRTRGDYWVLNLTSNKLYQLGGDSPAPTSLMFAKFSPDSQKVAYVRDNNIYVETLGNKAVTALTSDGSDTLINGNFDWVYEEEFTITDGFRWSPDSSSIAYWQLDSSGVKFFTMINNTDSLYPTLTKFPYPKAGEQNSAVRVGVVALSDQQTRWANLPGDNRDRYIPRISWAGTSDAVLIQDVNRPQNTNTLRLFDWQNNQLKTIYTDHDDAFLEWYYQAEWQQDGSHFIWHSERDGWRHLYRISRDGTSIVDLTPGDYDVVDMITLNENTNSLYFTAAPEHPEQRFLFRTSLDGSSPPKRVTPAEFAGNNRYKMSKDASYAMHTHSRFNQPASSQIIKTEGHVTVTQLTSNQALKEKLAKEALPEHEFFQVEARDGVVLDGWIMFPPDMDSSKKYPVIFYVYGEPWGSTVQDSYSGRSYLWNSMMTQKGFIMVSVDNRGTRAPKGRDWRKSIYKKIGSVTVRDQADALDAIAKRWPQIDSSRVGVWGHSGGGSSTLNLLFRHGDKFHVGVSQAPVADIRYYDTIYQERYSGNPKTDPASYEQTSPITFAKDLQGELLLVHGTGDDNVHYQGTEALINELVKHNKQFEFMAYPNRSHGIYEGEGTTLHLQTMKTNFFIEHLKP; from the coding sequence ATGTTAAAAATCTCTCACTCCTGGCTGGCAGCGATTGGCCTTATCGCCCTCTCTGGCTGTGCACCGGCTCCGGATAACAGCGAACCTCCTACTCCCACCCTGTCACTTGAGCGCATTTACACCAACAACGAATTCAGCGCTGAACGGGCACCGTATTTTCGCTGGCTCGACGATGGCAGTGGTTATACCGTACTGGAAAACCGTACCACCGACAGCACTGACAGCAGCGATGCTGAGCAGGGTATTACTGGCAGTGACATCGTGTTTTACCAACCGGATGGCAGTGGCCGCAAGGTACTTATCAGCCTCGAACAGCTAACCCCTGAAGGCGCTGAAGAACCACTCAGCATCGACGACTATCAGTGGTCTGATGATGGCCAGTGGGCACTGATATTCACCCAGGCACAAAAGGTATGGCGCTATCGCACGCGGGGTGATTACTGGGTACTGAACTTAACCAGCAATAAGCTCTACCAACTGGGCGGCGACTCGCCAGCGCCCACCAGTTTGATGTTTGCCAAGTTCAGCCCCGACAGCCAGAAAGTTGCTTACGTGCGGGACAACAATATTTATGTGGAAACCTTAGGCAACAAGGCTGTTACCGCGCTGACCAGCGATGGCAGTGACACCCTGATTAACGGTAACTTTGACTGGGTGTATGAAGAGGAATTTACCATTACTGATGGATTTCGCTGGAGCCCCGATAGCAGCAGTATCGCTTACTGGCAGCTCGACTCCTCCGGCGTGAAGTTTTTCACCATGATCAACAACACCGATTCACTCTACCCGACGTTGACTAAGTTTCCTTACCCCAAGGCCGGTGAGCAAAATTCAGCCGTTCGGGTGGGCGTTGTCGCGCTCAGCGATCAACAAACCCGCTGGGCAAACCTGCCCGGTGATAATCGCGACCGCTACATACCGCGTATCAGTTGGGCAGGCACCAGCGACGCGGTGCTGATCCAGGATGTTAACCGGCCACAAAACACCAACACCCTGCGACTGTTCGACTGGCAAAATAACCAGCTTAAAACCATATACACCGATCACGATGACGCCTTTTTAGAATGGTATTACCAGGCCGAATGGCAACAGGATGGCAGTCACTTTATCTGGCACAGCGAGCGCGATGGCTGGCGTCACCTGTATCGTATTTCCCGCGATGGTACATCGATTGTAGATTTAACCCCGGGCGATTATGACGTGGTCGATATGATTACGTTAAATGAAAACACCAACAGCCTGTACTTTACCGCCGCCCCGGAACACCCCGAACAGCGCTTTTTATTCAGAACCTCACTGGATGGCAGCAGCCCGCCCAAGCGGGTAACACCGGCAGAATTTGCCGGTAACAACCGCTATAAAATGTCAAAAGATGCCAGTTATGCCATGCATACCCACAGCCGCTTTAATCAGCCTGCAAGCAGCCAGATCATTAAAACCGAGGGGCATGTGACGGTCACCCAGCTTACGTCAAACCAGGCATTAAAGGAAAAGCTGGCAAAAGAGGCATTACCTGAACATGAGTTCTTCCAGGTTGAAGCGCGTGACGGGGTAGTTCTGGATGGTTGGATCATGTTTCCACCGGATATGGACAGCAGCAAAAAATACCCGGTGATATTTTACGTTTACGGTGAACCCTGGGGCTCTACGGTGCAGGACAGCTACAGCGGCAGAAGCTACCTGTGGAACAGTATGATGACCCAGAAGGGCTTCATTATGGTGTCGGTAGATAACCGCGGTACCCGCGCACCGAAAGGCCGCGACTGGCGTAAATCCATTTATAAGAAAATCGGCAGTGTTACCGTGCGCGACCAGGCCGATGCCCTTGATGCGATTGCCAAACGCTGGCCACAAATCGACAGCAGCCGTGTGGGTGTATGGGGTCACTCTGGTGGCGGTAGTTCAACGTTGAACTTGCTATTCCGCCATGGCGATAAGTTTCATGTAGGGGTTTCGCAAGCGCCGGTAGCCGATATTCGCTATTACGACACCATCTATCAGGAACGCTACTCAGGTAATCCTAAAACCGATCCGGCAAGTTATGAGCAAACATCGCCCATTACCTTTGCTAAAGATTTGCAGGGCGAACTCTTACTGGTGCATGGCACCGGCGATGACAACGTGCACTACCAGGGCACTGAGGCGCTGATAAACGAGCTGGTAAAACACAATAAGCAATTTGAATTTATGGCCTACCCTAATCGTAGCCACGGTATTTATGAAGGCGAAGGCACCACGTTGCACCTGCAAACCATGAAAACCAACTTCTTTATTGAGCACCTGAAACCTTAA
- a CDS encoding DUF4426 domain-containing protein, whose amino-acid sequence MRKYNFQQLLLTGFLAPLLLLCSWQASAEQKVQLGEWDVHYIVVNSTFFSADIARQYGIVRSKYNALVNISVLDSDTQKAQTVSMQGTATNLLGTEKPLTFKKVQEGDAIYYLAVFSFRNDETYRFNIEVRRGDTAETLTFKQKMFVD is encoded by the coding sequence ATGCGTAAATACAACTTTCAACAGCTACTTCTGACAGGCTTTCTGGCGCCGCTTTTACTGCTATGTAGTTGGCAGGCCAGTGCTGAACAGAAAGTACAGCTTGGTGAGTGGGACGTACACTACATTGTTGTTAACTCAACTTTTTTTAGTGCAGATATCGCTCGTCAGTACGGCATCGTGCGCAGTAAATACAATGCTTTGGTTAATATATCGGTGCTCGACAGTGACACGCAGAAGGCGCAAACTGTCAGTATGCAGGGCACCGCGACTAACCTGCTCGGCACTGAAAAACCACTCACCTTCAAAAAGGTCCAGGAGGGTGACGCCATTTACTACCTTGCGGTATTTAGTTTCCGCAACGACGAAACTTACCGCTTTAACATTGAAGTAAGACGTGGCGATACCGCAGAGACACTCACTTTTAAACAAAAAATGTTCGTCGACTAA
- a CDS encoding YggT family protein, whose protein sequence is MSATVFLITTVFNLYLMVVLLRFWLQMAKADFYNPFSQFVVKATHPIIAPMRRIIPSIGAFDVATLVLALLVAVGKYLTLNLLFGGTINPLGLLIIGALDVVKEFLTLVFWVLILRAVLSWVSQGRNPIELVMQQLTEPFLAPIRRVIPPLGGLDLSVLVAIIALQALQLVLRDFLPYY, encoded by the coding sequence TGATGGTTGTGTTATTGCGGTTTTGGCTGCAAATGGCCAAAGCTGATTTTTATAATCCCTTTAGCCAGTTTGTGGTTAAAGCCACGCATCCTATTATTGCTCCGATGCGCCGGATTATTCCGTCGATTGGCGCTTTCGACGTTGCTACCCTGGTGCTCGCGCTCCTGGTTGCCGTTGGTAAATACCTGACTTTGAACCTGCTGTTTGGCGGCACTATTAACCCGCTCGGTCTGCTGATTATCGGTGCGCTGGACGTGGTAAAAGAGTTTCTCACCCTGGTATTCTGGGTGTTGATCCTGCGCGCGGTCTTAAGCTGGGTATCGCAAGGGCGCAACCCTATTGAACTGGTCATGCAACAACTAACGGAGCCGTTTTTAGCGCCCATACGTCGCGTTATACCGCCGCTTGGCGGGCTCGACCTTTCGGTACTGGTGGCGATTATTGCGCTACAGGCTCTGCAACTGGTCTTACGCGACTTTCTGCCGTATTACTAA